GACTGTACTTTCCTTAAAATACAAGTACATAATAAAACCTGGTAGAAATGATCTTTGTACAAGTTATTAAAACTGGACACGCCTTAAAACGGTTGCATTTGCTAGCTTGTCAGTGGGTTCCTCATTAGTTTGTTTCTAATGCCCTCAGACAGTTAACTTTTCTTAAATGCCTTTTGGAATTTCAGTGACTACTTCTGGAATACTTTCCTTTCTCTATGAATAACTGTCTGCTGTGGGCTCCCTCCCCTGATATCTGGCTAATCAATTCGGACTCTATTCCTTCATTAGATAAAGCAGGAATATAGTTATCACGTATATTTGCTTATCACTTCTCCagaccatgggcctgatcctgcttcccattgaaaccaattgGCCGAActccccatttatttcaatgggagcaagatttgGGCCTTTTTGCTTTTAGTATCAGTATTTATTAGCATCCCCATTTGTTTTcgggtgtggggagagagacctacagggaaagcaaagggaaataataataataaaaagaatatttgTAATGTGTATAATTTATTAGAAGCTTCTTAGGAACTATATTTAAGCCAAATATCTACATAAGTTTACAACAGAAAGAGGAGACGTGCGGAAATAACAAACTGCCAAAGGATTTACACGGATCGTTCAATGTCCATAAAAAAGGTCGGGTGTGTGTTTTGGTTTGATTTGGttgattgtattttttttctttacaacaaaATATACAGGTTACTAAAAACTATGGGTTTTGTCCAACTTTTGACAGCATTATACAGCTACAGGTTCACATCAAAagtaagggaagaaaaaaatgccAAGCTGTGACGAATCAATATCTCCATCCGCGGGCTCtggcggctgggctgggggagtagAAAGGGGCCTTTCCTTTTCTCTGGGTGACACtaatgtttttttttggggggggaagcttACCCCTCCCCTCCGAAAATCTCTATATTTACATGCAAGGTCTATTCGCTGGCAAAGTGTACATTTGAAATCCAAGCCTTCAGACCATGACCACTCATGGGCTCCATTCTGcaactgctccatgattttttttattattattaaatactcATTTAACAATCTAAAAGtcactctctgtctctctctgttagGGGTTCCTCAAAGAACCGCtcgttaaaaataaaaataaaaaaaatagtttgaacaGGAAAGAGATTTGTGTGACTGGGCGCATCtgagctttctttaaaaaaaaaaatcctttcaccagGTCCTACCGTAGAGCAAGGTAGAGCAAGACATGGCGGTGCCATAGTCAGAACTAGAAGAGTTTAAGTGAGACAAACTGGAGACCTGGCTCTGGAGAGACGAAGGGCTGGCTGAGTGCTGTCCCAGGTCTGGAGACTGCCCTGCACTGTTTGGCTGGTGGTTCTGATGCTGTCCAAGGCTGTTGCCGTTGGTAGCCACTGTGATTGCTGCCGCTGCCTGCTGCTGATGGGTCTGGATAGCTGCCGTCGGTGTGTTGGAGCCGGCTTGACATGGCTTGCCATCCTTTACAAGCACGGGCACCGCCACTCTTCTGGGAGACTGCTGCTGTTGGCAGGAGCTGTTGTCCTGTTGCATCTGCTGCTGCGCGGCTTTGTCTTTGGCCTGGCGTTTCATCTTGTAGCGGTGGTTCTGAAACCAGATTTTGACCTGAGTCGGAGTGAGATGGATCATGCTGGCTAAATGCTCTCTCTCCGGAGCCGAGAGGTATTTCTGCTGCTTGAAACGTCTCTCCAGCTCGTAAACCTGGGCCTGGGAGAAAAGGACCCTGCGTTTCCTCCGTGGAGTGCTCTGGAGCGGTGCCATGCTCTTGCTAACGTCTCCCAGCGAGCTCAAGCTCCCCATGCCGCCCATGTTCATTCCAGAAGACGGCCCCATAAAGCGGGATACTAAAATCAAGAAGATCACACATTTTAAACAGCACGGTTAGCGGCATGGGACTGCCTGGGCGAGCCACGCTTTTCGAATATTGACTCCAAAGCCAAGATCCTCTCCCCGATTAATAATCACCTTCCCAGTCAAAATCTATTCGAACCCCACCTAAGCCGGTTGCTCTGCACCACCGAGCCAGGCAGGGCTGTAGACCGCTGCACGCCGGGTCACTAGCAGGGAAACAGTTTGATAACGATTTacgcttcttcccccccccccacccccgtgctaTTTCAAACACTTAGGGGTCATACGGAGCAAAACCTTCACCAATAACTGAGTATGTGCAAACACGGACTATCCGAGAGCTGGAACATAGCgaaagagaacaaaacaaaagcagtgCTAGGAACATACAATAGCTAGTGCAAGGTTCCACCTTTAAACGGGTCTCACACCCCTTTCGAACCACTCTCCGTAAGAAGGAAACATCTCGCTCCGTATAGCCTTATTAAAGGAATACACGCGAGTTCCCCCTTCCACCACCTTCTGTGTTAAGCAGGCATGTGGGGGACTGAGACACGACAGGTCAGTAAGTAGCTTGATGTGCCCATTTAGTTGCGAATTATTCTGAATTTAGGTTGGAAGGCGTCTGAATTTATTTAAACGAGTCCCTTGCTCTGATGACAATGTTTGCTGCGTTTCCGTTGTCTGTCGCCCTTATCTGCACGGTTGTTTATTGCaggagggttggggagagggacccccacccccaggacacAACCATCCAAATGTTTCCTCGCCTACGGTGAAATCGCTCCCATCGTGGGGCATTTTCCCCATAGGTTCTCCTTCGGCAATGGAGCGCTGGCTCCCTGGGACCAGACAACACCTTCAGTCTCAGCGAAGCAACCCACAAGCCGGGGGTGAAATGGAAAGCGAGAGACAGGGGATACCGAGAAAGAGCTAAAACAGGACAGGAACCTGGGAAGCCGGGGGGAATACCGATCGTATAAATCCTAGACAGCCCTGCCGCGATCCAGCTCTTTGGGCTGACCTGGTTTCGACTTCAAGCCACTTTCCCCCCTTGTATTtcgcccccacccctctcccaaaCCCACACTGTACCGCAACTGACAGGGTTTCTCCAAGACGCTCATTGGAAAGGCTTCCTCCCAGAGCTATGGATAAAGTTTTCCCCGCTGGCTACGGGGCTCACTTACTTGTAGAGAAGCGGGGGTCCGGGTTGGCCCCGTACCATCCTGTGGCTGAAGCACTGTTCCGCATGGTCTCCTGGTAAGGTGGAAGCTCGCCCATGTTGCCTAGGTTGCCGTTGCAGTAGCCCCCCATAGTGGCATGGGAGAGTTGGGGGACGCCTGCCGCTGTCATATGGTAGGCAGCAGTCACTGCCCCGTTGTGGCCCATGGGGTGCTGCTGCATTGCTGGCTGAGAAACCTGAGACTGCCTGTAGGCTGCCAAGGGAGCCCCCAAGTTGCTACCCTCCATGCCCACTTTCTTGTAGCTTTCCTCCAAGGGACTCAAGATGTCAGACACTGAGAAAGGAGTCGTATGCTTTGGGCTCATCGACATGATTCGGCGGctggaaaaaaaagggggaaggggaggccaaTCTTTTTTGCCAAATATTCTGGTGTTGCCTTAACGCCGATCTTGTTGGATGTACACGTAACCGAGTGGACGAAGTCCGCCTTAATTGGATTGAGTGGAGGCTCAGGGCTGCCTTTCGTTTGTTTTAGCCAGACGCCAGGTTTTAGGCTGCCACCAGAGGCGGGGCATAGGCACTAAAGCAACAAGACAATAGAAGCCTACATCTTGCCCAAGATAATTAGCTTACATGCTGATGacaaggtaaacacctttaagtTTTACTTGTCaggatttttaatgtatttttttttaaagaccccgTGAGcacaagtaattttattttatttttctggggTGGCAGCATTATGGGTGGGGAATTTCATGTCATTTGTAAAGACAAATTTGCTGTTAAAGAGAAATGATTTACAATTCTATTCCGACGCCTAACATTATAGCCTCAGCCTTTGTGAGGGATGGTTAGAGAGAGTTTAACATTATGGAACAAAGGGATTTATTTCCCCTCGCTCCGTCCACCCCTCCTTCTCCACTAAGTTCGATTTTAAAGAAACATTGAAGGGAGAAATCGCTCCTAGAATAGTTTGAGGAGCTAACGTTCATATTTGAGGCACCGTTTCCAGCACTGAGCATTGCACAATTCCAAGAGTCCTAGAGATGCCCAAAAGATTGTCTGGTAGAAAGGCAGTGAACAGCACCTACATTTTAACAACGTTGCAGAGGAGGTTTCTCTATAGCATATATTATAATAAGTCTTCAAATGCAACGCCACGGTCAGCGTCTGGTTCTTGTACATTAAATCATCAGATCGTTTTGCCTAGCTTTTACTTTGAAGAGAGATGGAAGCTTGCTTGCAAATATGTAAAGTAATAATAGGTGACAGATTGTTGAAAAATAtcttaaaacaaaatgtcatttgtcATTTTCTAGTAGGAGCAATGTCAGAGGCTTCCTATGGCACCGCTAAAGATGGTTTCTAAGGTTATTTATGAATCAAGGAAGTTAGGGatggaaaagatctatttggTCGTCTGGTCCATCATCCTGCCAATGAAGGTTTGGTTCCCTGAATTTTGTGATATTTTGCCCAGTCGAGTTTTAAGTAAATGTAGAGTCCATTCAtattaatacatatatatatttctaataGTTAATGTGACTCAAATTATTGCCAAGACTTTGAAGGAATCTTCCAACTTTTACAGTAACTACAAATAACACATATCAGTGTCTCTCCTGAACGCAACGAAAAACCTTCCATGAATTTTAACATACTGGCCCAAAGGATTGGGAACTAATTTAATAAAGGGATtatctgaatattaaaaaaattgcagcaaAAGGTGCAGTTAACCTAGTGACTTTAAAGCATCAAATAACTATTTAATAATTGCACTTGTAAATATGTTTGTCCTCTGCTTGTTCCTgcttaaaaatgcaaaagtgcaCTTGCTACCCGGGAATAACTAAATATCTTTGTCTAAAGAGGCAGCATAAATGGCCAGTCGCTTTGTGACTGTGCTTGATATTGGACATAAGGATCATTTTACTTCAATTGGGAGGCTCTCATTCAGTAGGCAAGAAACGATTTAGGAGAAAGTAGGTTCCCGTATGAGAATTAACACCCTTCAAGTATAAGCCTGCGCCTTGATTATACTTTAGAGCTCTGCAAGAGGTGAGCTTTTCCACACAAATATAATCGGTGGAACTTTTTTTCAATCAGGCCCCCAGTTCCTCTGCATCAGTTCAACTGCCTCTTTAGGCACCAGGTTATCTCCAGCCTTAATACCGAAAAGGGGATTTGTTGTGAGTCTGTTGTGTCGCCTATAGCACATCTTAATCAGGGAAGGACTTTTGGTTAGAAATGCGTCTGCTTTGGAGACTGACGTCCTGTTTTCATGTCTTTCGCTCGTCTTTCTAATTAGGTGGAACTTTTCCTTCATTGGCTTTGCCAAGGGATAATTGCATTAATCTGTCATTTTTTACACATTTATTTCAATGCTTTCGTTGATGAGAATATTCGGTTAAAAATTCGAAGCTTTTTTGCGGATTTTCCACATAAATCTCGTGCGTATTTTATTACGTTAGCAAAGGAACAGGACATAAAAGTATACGGAAAAATACAAATTCTGCAGCACAAGCAggcaagaaaaatatatttttgaaaggagCTTACATTACATTATACCTAATTCCAAAACCACTCAATTATTAATCTCGGTTTAATTATTGCAAAAAGTTATTGTTGGTAGTAGGGAAAAGGGATGTTTTCTATTCAGGATATTAGCTATGCATATGACACGTCTAAAAATCCTCCGTATTTTGCCTTTCCTACGAAATATCACTGGCACCTGTATCTTTCTGAGTAATGTCTAATTGCCCGTTTAATATAGCGCGTGCTTCCTATCTGATGCTAATTCTGTACATTCACTAGAGTAGTGGGTCTTGGTGCAGATGTGCCTTTTTAATGTGTtgaaattatttccttttcaaaacttTTGTGGTTAATCATTCTTATTTGTCCACCTGTTCGAACGAATGCATATCAAATGGCCTCCAAATATTCCTCAATTAGATTAACCCGATCAGTGTGGAGGTGGATTGTGCTGGATCCTGGAAAGGAAAGTTGATGTGATTGTTATATTTGTCCTGCGTCTCTGATATGTATGAAGGTAAAACTCGCTTTTTGTCATTGTAATTtagcttacacacacacacacacggattgTTTATTGCAAATCATATGACTCGCACGCACATTTTAGCAAAATGAGTTATGCTAGTGGTATGCTATCACTGAGCCACCCAAGTTAATTACAGCAGGTAGTTCAGTCTCCTATGCAACTagcaggaaagtttgttttttgtttttaacccgCCTTTCCGACCTTGTTTCGGgagagctgccttcagagcaatTGAAGTCCAGCCTTTCCGAACTCCCTGGTTTGATCCTACCTAACTGCCTGGGAGCTGTGTGTTCTTTTACCTGGTGAGGCTGTCTACTAAAGCGCTTGAGTTAAAAGGAAAtgctaaggaggaggaggaagaagaagacaGATGAACTGCATTTCGCCTGTTGGAAGCATATCCACGAGAATGCTACTGTCTGCACCCTATGTCTGCACAATGCTTTATTCTCTTCTCTGCGGCTACACGGAAGGCTCTTTAATAGCTTTTGACCCCACACAATCCGTTTGATAACACTCAGGATGTGGAAGAATGGAAGACTTCGTCAATCAAATGGTGCCAATCCCAATGGAAACGGTGCCACCATAACCACAGCGCCTTTCCTCATCAGCTGGATTGCGGGGGCTGGGAACTCAAGGAGCAGCTTTTTAAAGTGTGCCCAGAAATTTAACAGTGTCTTTTTAAATGCGTGCTAGCATGCCTCCCCAATGGGAATCAGATGAGCTAGTCTAGGCAAAGTCAACCCAGAGGCTAGAGAAAGCAGAATTTCCATACATTTCTCTGCATGGGAAGGGGAAAGATTTCTGCGCGTTTCGCCGTCTGATTTAACAGATTTAACTTTGTTTGATGTCAAATCAAGAAGGGTGTATTTCAcgttttttaacatttaaaacacaaatgTATCGCTCTGCAGATGTTTTTCATGTGCAAGCGGAGCCAAGGTAGAAACAGCGAAAACTAAGGagccgattcagcaaagcactcgtttcaatgggacttctctcgtgctcaaaattaagcatgtgctcaaatgCTTTGGTGGATCAGGCTCAAACGAGTACCACACTTACAACAAAAGGGTGTCGAACAATTTCCAGACAGGGTGCTTGTTTCTTCACAACGGGTTTTGAAATCATAACTTGAAAAAGCCAAAGGCGCCTCTTTAAGTCCCAGCTGTGTAGGCTCCACAAAATTGCTGGCTGGGTAAGGTCGGTACAATTTACCCTGTGATTTACAAAGCACCAGACACACCTTATCCAATTTCCCGACCTGTTAGCGAACGATAGATGTCAGTGTCTTACGTGCACGCCGTCTGCGAAGTTTCCATTGCCTTTGGGAGGGAGGAAAGGCGCTTTACGTTTTTCAGTTAGAGCGAGTTTCATTACTTAGACGTGGTTAACTTTGGTGGGATAGTCCCAAGGCAATGCACGAGCAAGTAGAACAGTGAGTTTTGCCTTATAGGTAACATtcaaaagaagaataaaaaacaatTACTCTTAGAACATGCAGAGGGGGTGGAAATCCGAAACCACTGCCGACATAAGGCGCTGTGCAGTGTAATGGAATGTTACCTTATCGATATACGGATCATTACAACGTAGTGTTTACCTTTCACGCTAATAATGTAGTGCCATTAAACGAGCGTTGTTTAGTTTAAAAGAGTTAATAACAAAGGTAAGATTCAGACCCAGTCTTTAGAGGCGACTTCTTATTAATATATTGCCTGCTCATTGAATAACCCGCttctcctcccacagcccagaTGTCTGAGCAAATTAAATATGGACAGCAGAAACAAAAGAAACCGTAATAGAGCGCTTTAAACAGTCTAGCTGAACACTGCTAGAACACTTTAACACACGTTGCAGTCAGCTACTCCTGAAGG
This DNA window, taken from Dermochelys coriacea isolate rDerCor1 chromosome 6, rDerCor1.pri.v4, whole genome shotgun sequence, encodes the following:
- the NKX2-1 gene encoding homeobox protein Nkx-2.1 — translated: MSMSPKHTTPFSVSDILSPLEESYKKVGMEGSNLGAPLAAYRQSQVSQPAMQQHPMGHNGAVTAAYHMTAAGVPQLSHATMGGYCNGNLGNMGELPPYQETMRNSASATGWYGANPDPRFSTISRFMGPSSGMNMGGMGSLSSLGDVSKSMAPLQSTPRRKRRVLFSQAQVYELERRFKQQKYLSAPEREHLASMIHLTPTQVKIWFQNHRYKMKRQAKDKAAQQQMQQDNSSCQQQQSPRRVAVPVLVKDGKPCQAGSNTPTAAIQTHQQQAAAAITVATNGNSLGQHQNHQPNSAGQSPDLGQHSASPSSLQSQVSSLSHLNSSSSDYGTAMSCSTLLYGRTW